Proteins encoded together in one Xyrauchen texanus isolate HMW12.3.18 chromosome 50, RBS_HiC_50CHRs, whole genome shotgun sequence window:
- the lhx9 gene encoding LIM/homeobox protein Lhx9 isoform X2, whose product MLWECLQTSMLFHGISGDHIQGIMEEMERRSKTESRLAKTVQMNGRETTMPSMSPEKPALCAGCGGKISDRYYLLAVDKQWHLRCLKCCECKLALESELTCFAKDGSIYCKEDYYRRFSVQRCARCHLGISASEMVMRARDSVYHLSCFTCTTCNKTLTTGDHFGMKNNLVYCRVHFETIIQGEYHPQLNYAELASKGGGLALPYFNGTGTVQKGRPRKRKSPAMGIDIGSYNSGCNENEADHLDRDQQPYPPSQKSKRMRTSFKHHQLRTMKSYFAINHNPDAKDLKQLAQKTGLTKRVLQVWFQNARAKFRRNVLRQENGVVDKADGTSLPPPSSDSGAMTPPSTATTLTDLTNPSITVVTSVTSSLDSHESGSPPQTTLTNLF is encoded by the exons ATGCTGTGGGAGTGCCTGCAGACAT CCATGCTTTTCCACGGCATCTCTGGGGATCATATTCAAGGGATCATGGAGGAGATGGAGAGGAGATCTAAAACGGAGTCTCGCCTGGCTAAAACCGTACAGATGAACGGGCGAGAGACG ACGATGCCCTCCATGAGTCCAGAGAAGCCTGCCTTGTGCGCCGGCTGCGGTGGCAAAATCTCCGACAGATACTACTTACTCGCCGTTGATAAACAGTGGCATTTACGGTGTCTAAAGTGTTGTGAATGTAAACTGGCCCTCGAGTCCGAGCTGACGTGTTTCGCAAAGGATGGCAGCATTTACTGCAAAGAGGATTACTACAG AAGGTTCTCCGTGCAGAGATGTGCCCGCTGCCACCTCGGGATCTCTGCCTCAGAAATGGTGATGCGTGCCAGGGACTCTGTATACCATCTGAGCTGCTTCACCTGCACCACATGCAACAAAACACTGACCACGGGTGACCATTTTGGCATGAAAAACAACTTAGTTTACTGCCGGGTTCACTTCGAGACCATTATTCAGGGAGAGTATCACCCTCAATTGAACTACGCTGAATTAGCATCCAAAGGCGGAGGGCTCGCGCTGCCTTACTTCAATGGCACCGGCACGGTGCAGAAAGGAAGACCTCGGAAGAGAAAGAGTCCAGCGATGGGGATAGATATCGGCAGTTACAACTCAG GTTGTAATGAAAACGAAGCAGACCATTTGGATCGGGATCAACAGCCCTACCCTCCTTCCCAGAAATCCAAACGCATGCGTACATCGTTTAAACACCATCAGCTTCGGACCATGAAGTCCTACTTTGCCATAAACCACAACCCTGACGCCAAGGACTTAAAACAACTTGCCCAAAAGACAGGCCTGACCAAGAGAGTTCTTCAG GTTTGGTTCCAAAACGCACGGGCCAAATTCAGAAGGAACGTTTTGCGGCAGGAGAATGGGGTTGTTGATAAGGCTGACGGCACGTCACTTCCACCTCCCTCTTCCGACAGCGGTGCTATGACCCCACCCAGCACGGCCACCACACTAACTGACCTGACCAATCCCTCTATCACCGTAGTAACATCAGTGACCTCTAGTTTGGACAGCCATGAATCTGGGAGTCCCCCACAAACTACCTTGACAAACCTTTTCTAA
- the lhx9 gene encoding LIM/homeobox protein Lhx9 isoform X3, which yields MPSMSPEKPALCAGCGGKISDRYYLLAVDKQWHLRCLKCCECKLALESELTCFAKDGSIYCKEDYYRRFSVQRCARCHLGISASEMVMRARDSVYHLSCFTCTTCNKTLTTGDHFGMKNNLVYCRVHFETIIQGEYHPQLNYAELASKGGGLALPYFNGTGTVQKGRPRKRKSPAMGIDIGSYNSGCNENEADHLDRDQQPYPPSQKSKRMRTSFKHHQLRTMKSYFAINHNPDAKDLKQLAQKTGLTKRVLQVWFQNARAKFRRNVLRQENGVVDKADGTSLPPPSSDSGAMTPPSTATTLTDLTNPSITVVTSVTSSLDSHESGSPPQTTLTNLF from the exons ATGCCCTCCATGAGTCCAGAGAAGCCTGCCTTGTGCGCCGGCTGCGGTGGCAAAATCTCCGACAGATACTACTTACTCGCCGTTGATAAACAGTGGCATTTACGGTGTCTAAAGTGTTGTGAATGTAAACTGGCCCTCGAGTCCGAGCTGACGTGTTTCGCAAAGGATGGCAGCATTTACTGCAAAGAGGATTACTACAG AAGGTTCTCCGTGCAGAGATGTGCCCGCTGCCACCTCGGGATCTCTGCCTCAGAAATGGTGATGCGTGCCAGGGACTCTGTATACCATCTGAGCTGCTTCACCTGCACCACATGCAACAAAACACTGACCACGGGTGACCATTTTGGCATGAAAAACAACTTAGTTTACTGCCGGGTTCACTTCGAGACCATTATTCAGGGAGAGTATCACCCTCAATTGAACTACGCTGAATTAGCATCCAAAGGCGGAGGGCTCGCGCTGCCTTACTTCAATGGCACCGGCACGGTGCAGAAAGGAAGACCTCGGAAGAGAAAGAGTCCAGCGATGGGGATAGATATCGGCAGTTACAACTCAG GTTGTAATGAAAACGAAGCAGACCATTTGGATCGGGATCAACAGCCCTACCCTCCTTCCCAGAAATCCAAACGCATGCGTACATCGTTTAAACACCATCAGCTTCGGACCATGAAGTCCTACTTTGCCATAAACCACAACCCTGACGCCAAGGACTTAAAACAACTTGCCCAAAAGACAGGCCTGACCAAGAGAGTTCTTCAG GTTTGGTTCCAAAACGCACGGGCCAAATTCAGAAGGAACGTTTTGCGGCAGGAGAATGGGGTTGTTGATAAGGCTGACGGCACGTCACTTCCACCTCCCTCTTCCGACAGCGGTGCTATGACCCCACCCAGCACGGCCACCACACTAACTGACCTGACCAATCCCTCTATCACCGTAGTAACATCAGTGACCTCTAGTTTGGACAGCCATGAATCTGGGAGTCCCCCACAAACTACCTTGACAAACCTTTTCTAA
- the lhx9 gene encoding LIM/homeobox protein Lhx9 isoform X4 translates to MEVVGCKVKENSCTLRPAAMLFHGISGDHIQGIMEEMERRSKTESRLAKTVQMNGRETTMPSMSPEKPALCAGCGGKISDRYYLLAVDKQWHLRCLKCCECKLALESELTCFAKDGSIYCKEDYYRRFSVQRCARCHLGISASEMVMRARDSVYHLSCFTCTTCNKTLTTGDHFGMKNNLVYCRVHFETIIQGEYHPQLNYAELASKGGGLALPYFNGTGTVQKGRPRKRKSPAMGIDIGSYNSGCNENEADHLDRDQQPYPPSQKSKRMRTSFKHHQLRTMKSYFAINHNPDAKDLKQLAQKTGLTKRVLQGEQILGHYSHTSRRLKIP, encoded by the exons ATGGAAGTTGTGGGGTGCAAGGTGAAAGAAAACAGTTGCACTTTGCGTCCAGCAGCCATGCTTTTCCACGGCATCTCTGGGGATCATATTCAAGGGATCATGGAGGAGATGGAGAGGAGATCTAAAACGGAGTCTCGCCTGGCTAAAACCGTACAGATGAACGGGCGAGAGACG ACGATGCCCTCCATGAGTCCAGAGAAGCCTGCCTTGTGCGCCGGCTGCGGTGGCAAAATCTCCGACAGATACTACTTACTCGCCGTTGATAAACAGTGGCATTTACGGTGTCTAAAGTGTTGTGAATGTAAACTGGCCCTCGAGTCCGAGCTGACGTGTTTCGCAAAGGATGGCAGCATTTACTGCAAAGAGGATTACTACAG AAGGTTCTCCGTGCAGAGATGTGCCCGCTGCCACCTCGGGATCTCTGCCTCAGAAATGGTGATGCGTGCCAGGGACTCTGTATACCATCTGAGCTGCTTCACCTGCACCACATGCAACAAAACACTGACCACGGGTGACCATTTTGGCATGAAAAACAACTTAGTTTACTGCCGGGTTCACTTCGAGACCATTATTCAGGGAGAGTATCACCCTCAATTGAACTACGCTGAATTAGCATCCAAAGGCGGAGGGCTCGCGCTGCCTTACTTCAATGGCACCGGCACGGTGCAGAAAGGAAGACCTCGGAAGAGAAAGAGTCCAGCGATGGGGATAGATATCGGCAGTTACAACTCAG GTTGTAATGAAAACGAAGCAGACCATTTGGATCGGGATCAACAGCCCTACCCTCCTTCCCAGAAATCCAAACGCATGCGTACATCGTTTAAACACCATCAGCTTCGGACCATGAAGTCCTACTTTGCCATAAACCACAACCCTGACGCCAAGGACTTAAAACAACTTGCCCAAAAGACAGGCCTGACCAAGAGAGTTCTTCAG
- the lhx9 gene encoding LIM/homeobox protein Lhx9 isoform X1: MEVVGCKVKENSCTLRPAAMLFHGISGDHIQGIMEEMERRSKTESRLAKTVQMNGRETTMPSMSPEKPALCAGCGGKISDRYYLLAVDKQWHLRCLKCCECKLALESELTCFAKDGSIYCKEDYYRRFSVQRCARCHLGISASEMVMRARDSVYHLSCFTCTTCNKTLTTGDHFGMKNNLVYCRVHFETIIQGEYHPQLNYAELASKGGGLALPYFNGTGTVQKGRPRKRKSPAMGIDIGSYNSGCNENEADHLDRDQQPYPPSQKSKRMRTSFKHHQLRTMKSYFAINHNPDAKDLKQLAQKTGLTKRVLQVWFQNARAKFRRNVLRQENGVVDKADGTSLPPPSSDSGAMTPPSTATTLTDLTNPSITVVTSVTSSLDSHESGSPPQTTLTNLF, from the exons ATGGAAGTTGTGGGGTGCAAGGTGAAAGAAAACAGTTGCACTTTGCGTCCAGCAGCCATGCTTTTCCACGGCATCTCTGGGGATCATATTCAAGGGATCATGGAGGAGATGGAGAGGAGATCTAAAACGGAGTCTCGCCTGGCTAAAACCGTACAGATGAACGGGCGAGAGACG ACGATGCCCTCCATGAGTCCAGAGAAGCCTGCCTTGTGCGCCGGCTGCGGTGGCAAAATCTCCGACAGATACTACTTACTCGCCGTTGATAAACAGTGGCATTTACGGTGTCTAAAGTGTTGTGAATGTAAACTGGCCCTCGAGTCCGAGCTGACGTGTTTCGCAAAGGATGGCAGCATTTACTGCAAAGAGGATTACTACAG AAGGTTCTCCGTGCAGAGATGTGCCCGCTGCCACCTCGGGATCTCTGCCTCAGAAATGGTGATGCGTGCCAGGGACTCTGTATACCATCTGAGCTGCTTCACCTGCACCACATGCAACAAAACACTGACCACGGGTGACCATTTTGGCATGAAAAACAACTTAGTTTACTGCCGGGTTCACTTCGAGACCATTATTCAGGGAGAGTATCACCCTCAATTGAACTACGCTGAATTAGCATCCAAAGGCGGAGGGCTCGCGCTGCCTTACTTCAATGGCACCGGCACGGTGCAGAAAGGAAGACCTCGGAAGAGAAAGAGTCCAGCGATGGGGATAGATATCGGCAGTTACAACTCAG GTTGTAATGAAAACGAAGCAGACCATTTGGATCGGGATCAACAGCCCTACCCTCCTTCCCAGAAATCCAAACGCATGCGTACATCGTTTAAACACCATCAGCTTCGGACCATGAAGTCCTACTTTGCCATAAACCACAACCCTGACGCCAAGGACTTAAAACAACTTGCCCAAAAGACAGGCCTGACCAAGAGAGTTCTTCAG GTTTGGTTCCAAAACGCACGGGCCAAATTCAGAAGGAACGTTTTGCGGCAGGAGAATGGGGTTGTTGATAAGGCTGACGGCACGTCACTTCCACCTCCCTCTTCCGACAGCGGTGCTATGACCCCACCCAGCACGGCCACCACACTAACTGACCTGACCAATCCCTCTATCACCGTAGTAACATCAGTGACCTCTAGTTTGGACAGCCATGAATCTGGGAGTCCCCCACAAACTACCTTGACAAACCTTTTCTAA